In Terriglobales bacterium, one genomic interval encodes:
- a CDS encoding CPBP family intramembrane glutamic endopeptidase — protein MSLPPQIVQPPLEPPAPLPHSSAENPPWNGWDIVLLLAAAFFFLFFVSGVVYGVAAHLYGRSVTPAELSRDPRVLVPAQALSYVALLLFMAVLVRLRYRARFFQTIRWRWPAGADCLKFVAGGILLAGVIQALSYLFPMPPSLPIDKYFRDATSAWLLAGFGILVAPLVEELFYRGFLYPVLARPLGTFGAVVLTSIPFALMHASQLASAWAPLLMLFLVSVALTLTRAKTGSVAASVLVHMAYNFTLFTMLFFATDHFQHLEKAL, from the coding sequence GTGTCGCTACCGCCGCAGATCGTCCAGCCACCCCTCGAGCCTCCCGCTCCCCTGCCCCACTCTTCCGCCGAGAATCCCCCCTGGAACGGCTGGGACATCGTGCTGCTGCTGGCTGCCGCCTTCTTCTTTCTCTTCTTCGTCAGCGGGGTGGTGTACGGAGTGGCCGCGCACCTCTACGGCAGGAGTGTCACCCCCGCCGAACTCAGCCGCGATCCCAGGGTGCTGGTCCCGGCCCAGGCCCTGAGTTATGTCGCCTTGCTCCTCTTCATGGCCGTGCTGGTGCGGCTGCGCTACCGCGCCCGCTTCTTCCAGACCATCCGTTGGCGCTGGCCCGCCGGCGCCGACTGCTTGAAGTTCGTCGCCGGCGGCATCCTGCTGGCGGGCGTCATCCAGGCCCTCTCCTACCTCTTCCCCATGCCCCCTTCCCTGCCCATCGACAAGTACTTCCGCGACGCCACCTCCGCCTGGCTGCTGGCCGGCTTCGGCATCCTGGTGGCCCCGCTGGTCGAGGAACTCTTCTACCGAGGCTTTCTCTACCCGGTTCTGGCCCGGCCCCTGGGGACCTTCGGGGCAGTGGTGCTGACCTCCATCCCTTTCGCCCTGATGCACGCCTCGCAGTTGGCCTCGGCCTGGGCGCCCCTGCTCATGCTCTTTCTGGTCAGCGTGGCCCTTACCCTCACACGAGCGAAGACCGGCTCCGTGGCCGCCAGCGTGCTCGTCCATATGGCCTACAACTTCACCCTCTTCACCATGCTCTTCTTCGCCACCGACCACTTCCAGCACCTGGAAAAAGCACTGTAG
- the pyrE gene encoding orotate phosphoribosyltransferase: protein MPDSRHQLLAMLARLSFRLGEFKLSSGSTSDYYVDCRTTTLDAEGARLTGRVFSDEIRKQGWKPDAIGGMTLGADPIVVAVALLSAQQTQVRAPARPKSVDTAEFLIHGFLVRKAEKAHGTGRQIEGFQRQGAKVVIVDDVCTTGSSTVQAIEAARAAGMEVIGVMCLVEREEAGGRAAVEKAAAPARFVSLFTAADVRKQHLQQPPQPLGTGNRELGTA from the coding sequence ATGCCCGACTCCCGCCACCAGCTCCTCGCCATGCTCGCCCGGCTCTCCTTCCGCCTGGGCGAGTTCAAGCTCTCTTCCGGCTCGACCAGCGACTACTACGTGGACTGCCGTACTACCACGCTCGACGCCGAGGGCGCGCGCCTCACCGGCCGCGTCTTCTCCGACGAGATCCGCAAGCAGGGCTGGAAGCCCGACGCCATCGGCGGCATGACCCTGGGCGCCGACCCCATCGTGGTGGCAGTCGCCCTGCTCAGCGCCCAGCAGACCCAAGTGCGCGCTCCCGCCCGCCCCAAGTCGGTCGACACCGCCGAGTTCCTCATCCACGGCTTCCTGGTGCGCAAAGCGGAGAAGGCCCACGGCACCGGCCGCCAGATCGAGGGCTTCCAGCGCCAAGGCGCCAAGGTCGTCATCGTGGACGACGTCTGCACCACCGGCTCCTCCACCGTGCAGGCCATCGAAGCCGCGCGCGCCGCCGGTATGGAAGTGATCGGGGTGATGTGCCTGGTGGAACGCGAGGAAGCGGGCGGGCGAGCCGCCGTGGAGAAGGCCGCCGCCCCGGCCAGGTTCGTCTCTCTCTTCACCGCCGCCGACGTGCGCAAGCAGCACCTGCAGCAGCCCCCGCAGCCTCTGGGAACTGGGAACCGGGAACTGGGAACGGCATGA
- the mtnA gene encoding S-methyl-5-thioribose-1-phosphate isomerase yields the protein MIKTVEWTEDGVRLIDQTKLPTEETYVLCKSYEEVAEAIRKMTVRGAPAIGVTAAMGIALGLRDADGDHVAELRRRFDEICEVMGATRPTAVNLFWAIRRMQEKFEASSELPPAQLRQALIQEAQRIYVEDLALNEALARHGAALLPASGSVLTHCNAGALATAGGYGTALGVIRAAIESGKKLHVYADETRPFLQGSRLTAWELQKDGIPTTVISDNMAGALMAQGKIGAVVVGADRIARNGDTANKIGTYTVAVLAKEHGIPFYVAAPFSSIDLETPDGSKIPIEQRAAREVTHVGATRIAPENVKVENPAFDVTPARYIAAIITERGVAQPPLSDSLQRLASV from the coding sequence ATGATCAAGACCGTGGAATGGACCGAAGACGGCGTGCGCCTCATCGACCAGACCAAGCTGCCCACCGAGGAGACCTACGTCCTCTGCAAGAGCTACGAAGAGGTCGCCGAGGCCATCCGCAAGATGACGGTGCGCGGCGCTCCCGCCATCGGGGTCACCGCCGCCATGGGCATCGCCCTGGGCCTGCGCGACGCCGACGGCGACCACGTCGCCGAACTCCGCCGCCGCTTCGACGAGATCTGCGAAGTCATGGGCGCCACTCGTCCTACCGCCGTCAACCTCTTCTGGGCCATCCGCCGCATGCAGGAGAAGTTCGAAGCCTCCTCCGAGCTACCACCGGCCCAGCTTCGCCAGGCGCTCATCCAGGAGGCCCAGCGCATCTACGTGGAGGACCTGGCCCTCAACGAGGCCCTGGCCCGCCACGGCGCCGCCCTGCTCCCCGCCTCCGGCAGCGTGCTCACCCACTGCAACGCCGGCGCGCTGGCCACCGCCGGCGGCTACGGCACCGCCCTGGGCGTCATCCGCGCCGCCATCGAGAGCGGCAAGAAGCTGCACGTCTACGCCGACGAGACCCGGCCCTTCCTCCAGGGTTCGCGCCTCACCGCCTGGGAATTGCAGAAGGACGGTATCCCCACCACCGTGATCAGCGACAACATGGCCGGCGCGCTGATGGCCCAGGGCAAGATCGGCGCGGTGGTGGTGGGCGCCGACCGCATCGCCCGAAACGGCGACACCGCCAACAAGATCGGCACTTACACCGTCGCCGTACTGGCCAAGGAGCACGGCATCCCCTTCTACGTGGCCGCGCCCTTCTCCTCCATCGACCTGGAGACGCCCGACGGCTCCAAGATCCCCATCGAGCAGCGCGCCGCCCGCGAGGTCACGCACGTGGGCGCCACCCGCATCGCCCCCGAGAACGTCAAGGTCGAGAACCCTGCCTTCGACGTGACTCCCGCCCGCTACATCGCCGCCATCATCACCGAGCGCGGCGTGGCTCAGCCACCACTTTCGGACTCCCTCCAAAGACTGGCGTCGGTGTAG